Within Puntigrus tetrazona isolate hp1 chromosome 17, ASM1883169v1, whole genome shotgun sequence, the genomic segment tgtgtatgtgacaaataaaatttgaatttgaaaccGATAATATCAGGCCTTTTTTCATactgactttttttcaaaatgcactgctgtgacttttattatttttcaaggtCCTTTTGTGCTTTCGTTACTTTGGCGAGTGCATTAAAGctaatatgcataattaaaaaaaatattaattttcattctGCCAAAAAAACTCTACATGatcatgcagtgtttttattaatatttataaactcagcattaccaaaacatttaatattaggcctttttttcatattgtctTTTCTTTCAAGATGCATTGCCgtgacttttattatttaccctgcatatatatatatatatataaaataaaattgactaCTCACTTTAAACCACCATTTGGAGGAAAGGACATAGTATTTAACATTCTCTTCTCCAAACTGGTCTGCGATGTAGAGGCCCATGGAACCGTATTGGTCGTAGATCTGTCGTTTGGTGTCATCGTTGAGGATGGTGTTAGCATTGTTGATCTCTTTGAACTTCTCCGCCGCTTCGGGGTTGTTGGGGTTCTTGTCTGGGTGATACTTCAGTGCCAGTTTCCTTAAGGCCGGGGATTGACAACACAAAAGCATCACAGGGACGTCGCATTTGCGATTTCTCGCTTAATATATTCCATAAACCAGAATACCTGTATGCTTTCTTGATATCTTCGGATGAAGCTCCTTTCGCCAGGCCTAATGCCACATATAAACTCTCCCCAGCTCGGGACAGCTTGCGTTGAGGGCGGCTTGCGTCTGCCATCGCCAGATTCTgctaaaaacactaaaaaccgAAGATCACAAACGGAGACATCTTTTCAAAACATAGACGCTTACGGCTAATTGAAAATGCATGCAGTTGCATTAGATTAAACACCTGCGTGAACTAACAATATAAACCCACTGATAATCACCAAATCACTAGCTGATCAAAAGACACTGAGCACTTATAGTAAAGAAATATAACAATGACACTGTAAAGTATGTCCTTAAGGGCGTACAGTACACTGAAGAgataaaacaagtcaaaattacgcactattattaataaatattcctTGTAAAAAGACATTACGTGTAAAGATA encodes:
- the dnajc5gb gene encoding dnaJ (Hsp40) homolog, subfamily C, member 5 gamma b; the encoded protein is MADASRPQRKLSRAGESLYVALGLAKGASSEDIKKAYRKLALKYHPDKNPNNPEAAEKFKEINNANTILNDDTKRQIYDQYGSMGLYIADQFGEENVKYYVLSSKWWFKALLGLGMIFTCCCCFCCCCCCCGKCGGPESEEHFQYVDPDELEAEMSAEQNRGNDTVITGQPIPCPAPGESGSAVIVGMPIPAHSDGDTSVLITPDAHVAQE